GATAGTCCCCTATCTAGATGGAGGTTAGCTTTTACTATTAAGtttgtgtgaaatgaccaaattaccctttgtgttataattaatataaaaaaaatcctaatGGGCCCCTCATTATTATATTAATCTATCATACAAACCAATCTccccctccccccacccccacccacccACCCATCACCCACCGTAAAAAAACCACCAAACCCTCCCACTGGCACCATTTTTTGGTCGGCAACAAGGCTTCTGGTCAGTCACTGTTTCTGTCTCTCTTCCTTGAGATTGTCACACATGAAAAACAATTGGATTTGAATTTCTTAAGTGATTATCATTTGTTCATCAATACATAAACACATGATTATTAATCAGCTAAATCTGTAACCAACAATGCATTAAATTGAATACACAAACCAGTAGAATTACATAAATGAAACAAGAATCATGAATCACAACTGCTTTTAAAACAGTTTCATTATGGGATACaccgataaagtcaatcaatcgatcgtggtggtggtgattgtgtGTGTCAGATTTACCGACGGTGGTTTTGTCTGTAATCGTTTATAAGCTTCATAAACAGCGACAGCGCACCGTGGCGGTGGTTGTGTGCATCAGATTTACTGATTAAATTGCTTCATTTCTGAAATTCGTTAAATCGACTCCAAACAACCGTGGCGATGGTGATTATGTGCGGAAGAAATCTAATCGCAACGTTAAATCAACTCCAAACAACCGATCTGTTTCTGATTTCTTCACCTGATCGGCTCCTTTAAATCTCGATTTCGATCTTGTTGTTTCGGTTGGTAGAATAATGAGATTTGAATCAGATTCCGGTAGAGAATTGCTACCGCAATTAGTCTGTACAAGAGCCAAATCGGCCGGCAGCGGTGAACGACGGTTCCGGTGGTGGGTGAAGGATGGTGACTGGTGGCAGGTGTACAGGTGTGGGTGGAAGGAGATATTGGGTAGTGATGGTATGGGCCCCACTAAATTGACTTAATTCAGTTATATTTCTTTTTATAAACGAGTAAGGgcatttagtaatttcacaacaACTTAACTGAGTAAATTAACCTCCATCCAGATGGGGGATTGTCCGAGTAACAACCGTGTAAACCATAGGGAGCAAACATGCTATTTTAAAAAGATggggactaaagatgaaaaatagcaaaccacggggaccatccgggcaattaactctttttttaattaagaatttcaaattattagattaatatccaaaAATAACTgaaatattttataatttcagaTTGACTATATCTAACTGTAATATCTATTTATTGCAAATTTAAGATATTAACTTATATAACTTCAGTTGACTTGTAAATTTAGGATACTATCTTTATTTTGAACTTTGTTAATATGGTCAATaactgcattatattaacaccaaaaataaagttcaaatataaaataaactttattcatacgtatagatcaaacataacaactgaaaatgaaaaaaaaacataaaaacactagATTTCATGTTAGACTACATGAAATCTGTTCCACTTCTGAATTGACACTCAAGGTATTTTTAATCGGGTTTTTTGGTTTGTGCTTGAATCGGCAGTATCTTCTAATTCCTCTTCTTTGTTATTGTCCTCAGAATCGTCTAAATTAATAACCTCACTCCATTTCCATTTAGAGAGTCTTTTGGATCTCTTCCTTTGAGTCTCAAACTTCCGATCCTTAAAAAGGATAAAAATtaaatacaaaagttaaaaaaagattaaataaaccttaaaattacatCTTCACTAAATTCACTTTGAAAATTAGACTTGTATGAactaaacattgcaccataagaaataatatcaacacttttatcaccatcatcctacaataaaacacacatataataacataacgaacatgtTAGTATGAGTGATATGCGCATAAATCAATACCAAAAAAAATTACTTAGAAACCAGCAAACTCAATACCCTAGAAGCTTGTTTGACAACTGGGTTGTTTAAATTGCCATGTTCATCATGcaactgaatctgaaaaatcaaatgagttaacattcacataagagtaaataaaagaaaacaattattcactGCCGCGATATAACAGAACTGGCATTAGAACTTTTTAATTTCGCATGCTTGGTTTTTCGCAACAACTGAATTCAGAACTAAATCaattttttaactttgtttagcaatagatataGGGGTGTCCTactatgtatttatagtagtaaATATATAACTGTATTAtggtttaattttagatttgtcacccctttatttaggaagtttgttgtagttagttttaagtttttataagatatatctaagtatagatattaggaaattttaataaaataaaatgtgacacaTACTTTCTTCATTTTATGGTACGATACTTTTAATCCTTTTTGTTTGCATAGATGGAGCTCATCATTGTAAATTAGGCGAATTATATCACAGGTATTAATTACTTATACATTAAAGCATTatcgacttgtaccttttaatccgtgcGTCGATATTGAATAGTGCCTATAGAAGTGCATTAGGATCTAATTTTAGATTTGCCACCCCTTTATTTAGAAAGTTTGTTGtggttagttttaagtttttataagatgTATCTAAGTATAGATATTAGTCAGtttcaataaaataaaatatgacacataatatcttcattttatgttacgatacttttaattctttttgttttcGTTTGTATAGATGGAGCCCATCTTTGTAGATTTGACGCAttattaattacttgtacattaaagtattatcgacttgtaccttttaatctgtgcatcgatattgaacaagacaactaccgaaacgtCGAAAAAAATGTGTAGGTCGCCATGCAAtctttgggtttttttttaaacagtatagtttataagatatcaCTACAAGAAAAGTGACCATTTGGGACTAAATTATGAGGGAGTGATCAATCAGTCTCGGATACATAGTATCTAGGACTAATTCATCAGTTACGAATTGTATTAATGACTGATTTTTTTGTGACTGATGTCTGTGACTAATAATCAGTCCTTAATATTTTGCCAACTTATCTGAGACTGAATTTTAGTCACAAATATGTTTGTCTAAAAAATATTTTGGAAGAAAACTTATTGGTTACTGAAATTCAGTCCCAAATAAGTGCCTCCATTATAAAAATGGCACAATTTTATTGGTCACTAATATTCAGTCACTAATATCTTGACACATAGGGACTAAATTAAGAAGGACTGATCAATCAGTCTAAGATACATAGTATATGGGACTAATTTATCAGTTATGAATTGTATTAGTGACTGTTTTTTATGACTGATATCCGTGACTAATAATCAGTCCTTAATACTTTGCCAACCTATCTTAGATTGAATTTTAGTCACAAATATGTTTGTCTAAATATATTTTTTGGAGGGAAACTTATTGGTTACAGAAATTCAGTCCCAAATAAATGCTTTTATTATAAAAATGGCACAATTTTATTGGTTACTAATATTCACTCACTAATATCTTGACACCTAGGGACTAAATTATGAATCACTGGTTATGAGTCTCGGATACATGGTATCTGGGACTAATTTATCAGTTACTTACTTACTGGTTATATTACAGAATGATTTTTTTGTGACTTGTGTTCGTAACTGATAATCAGTCCTTAACACTAGACCACTTATTTGAGACTGAATTTCTGTCACAAATATGTTTGTCAAAATACATTTTTGGAAGGAAATTTATTGGTTACTAAATTTCAGTCCCAAATAAATGCCCTCATTATTGAAAATGGCGCCATTGTATGGGCCACTAATATTCAGTCTTTAGGGAgcatatttttttttattcttttattaaAGACTAAACATTAGTCCCTAAAATTCTTAAAGTGGAGAGCATTGGAGGACTGatatgtgacaaccggtaattaacggcttatAATTACGCTATTTGCAACCGTTTAAGGCAATAATAAGTAGTGTTTAAGGCactaattaacttaattaggctattggaatgcctaggaacgcttatctGACGTTACAGTGCGTGTATGGTGATTTTCAGGAAAATTGCGGAACGATAAGCGGTAACGAACTGACAccgaacaaaatactgacaactCCGACAATACGAATTGTATACGTATAATTTAAACTTATGGATTTCGTTTTGCGAAATTATCACGCTTCCGAACAGCACAAAACGCAAACGTAAACGGAAAATGCGACTGCAGAAACGCAACGACAATGAAACGAAGGCATCTGACACGCGTATTACCTTCAAAACTAAAATATTACGATATATTTAGCTTTGTAATCGAATTTTAATACTCGCAGTCGAAACCGGATCGGAAAACGGGATGAAGACTTCAAAAGAAACGTTTTTCACGACTTAGCGCACTGACGACCATACGCGTCTAATAAACGATTACCGACATAAATTTTAGACTTACTAGCTCTCGTTAAAGTATTTTATGGCGTTATACGAAATTCGGAAACATAACGCGCCGTAGAAACGTCATTGGGCCACTCAAAGCACTAACGGGCCCAGGGCCAGCCCACATTTAAAACCTAACTATATATACCCACTTATAAAGATTTTACCCTCGTTTTCCCCAAATTGCTTCAGCCGACACTCTCTCTTTCACTTCCTTCCTCTCCATTTTCTTTCTTGGATAAACCCTAACACACACAAGTCACCTCACACCCCTCTACTTTTTCTTCGATTACCATCGGCCACACGGCACCTCTCTTCTCTCCTGCTCGTCCTCTTCACCGGTTGCCTAAGCCATTAAACCCACCACACAAACCCACCTGTTTCCCCATCTAGATCATCGGTCGGCCACCACCATCGCTTGATGGTGGCGGACGGCGACTGTAACAACACCACCACCATAGGCGGTGGCGCTGTGGAGGGTGGTGTGCCGATTTGACCTAGTTAACTACTATAGCAATACGTATAGATAAACACAAAGTATGTTGAACCTAGTTTAACTACTATAGCAATAAATTTTCGCATTTATATATTTATGATAAATCGAATttagtatttatatatttattgtaGTTAATTATATTTTACCATAACTAGAagttaggggtgtaaacgagtcgATCAACTCTCGAACAACTTGAGTTCAGCTCGAAAAGATCCGTGCTTAAACGAGCGCGAGCCCAAGCTTAAAAATAGGCTTGTTTGGAAAACGAGCATGAGCTTTACTTATCGAACTTGAGCCGACTTACGAGCCTAAATGAACCCAATATTTATATAATCATTAATGcatttattatatgtatatacttAACCAGTATTTACCAAATCatgaaaaaataattattaatataACTTATTTAATGAAAAGTAAATTGTTTGAGCCTGgaccgagctcgagcttgaaaaactaCATACGAGCCAAACTTGAGATTTAGAAACAAAGCTTAGCTCAACCCTAGTCGAGTTAAGTAGAGCTAGTAGAgctaaggctcggctcgtttgcacccaaaataaaaatagtttaatttctattttgggtaaattactttttgagtccctgtgttttgaGCGTTTTAACCACCTGAGTCcaaaagtaaaaagtttaacgacctgagtccctataagcattttctttaaccatttgagtctaaGTTTCTAACTAAGTTAGATTTTCTCAGTTAACTTTtttaaaataaccaaaatacccttttatgTTAAAAAAACTTATTTACTCTTATTATTATAATTACATTACATATACATATTACAAACTTCTTTacccttttatttttattttttaattataaggacattttggtcatttaacaatacttaaccaaaatattctaacagtgttagaaatttggactcaaatagCTATAGAAAATGCTTTTAGTGACTCaagtcgttaaactttttgattttgaactcaagtagttaaaaccctcaaaacacagggactcaaaaagtaatttacccttctattttttaatttataatatttatatttattggatgcatatgttttgtatttttcttAGAACTATTCAAATTCCCGCTcagctaaaaaaataaaaaatgttcCCGCTCCTCCTTCCCTCCCAATATTTGGATCTGCAACCACACATTCCTTCTCCCCAATTCCAATCAGTCTTCTTTCTAGTTGATCCATTTCCCCACTTCTCGTTTCCCACCTAATTTGTTGCTTCTCATTTCCCTAATAACAGTGAACTGGGGTAAATTGAAACTCGTGGATCTGATATAACTTTAATGGCGATTGTGTGGTCGTTGTTACAAAAATAGAGAGGGTGAACGATGAACGACAGGGACAGAGAAACGAGGGAAAATTGGAAGTGACCGATGAAGAACGTACGAATCGTTGTTGTGTTCCGCAATGGCTTTTACAGTCAGCGCTCTATTTTTTAATCcagaaacttgtttgttttggAAACTTGGAGTATGATGTAAGTTGTTTGTTATATTATATGTGATTCATGTTGTGTAAAGAAGAAATTGAATTTGATCGTTTATGGCATACTGGGTTGGGTATTTGGATAGGCGATTTGATAGAAGAAATTGGATTTTGTTTGTTAGTGTGCGTgcgttatttatttatttattttgttttttataatCTGGATACATGCTGGTTAATGATTGTAGACTTGTAGTCTAGTTTTATATGTCTGGTTTGCTAGATTTCATTCATGTTCAAATATTTCTACATGTCTAATTAAATCTAATTTAGTGTTTCTTCTTTTTTAAGATTTATATTAAAAATGAAGGATAAAAATGAAGGATACCGAGGTAGTGACGAACAATACAAGTAAGTTATTGACAAACTTGCTTCTTTCAAGTAAGCAATTCGTGAGTTGATGTTCAATTGCTATGTTTTTAATTGTAACATCTGTTTTAAGACCTCCCGTAacggggcgttttttttaaaaaaatttgcaAAAAAACGCTTTATAACGCCGGAacccccattacatggggcgtttccgggcgtttttttttaaaaaaaatgttgttGGCGTGGTTTTAAAAACGCTGCGAATTGGAAAGAGGCCAAAAATTCGACCGTTGGCAACggtcaaaaacttattttttttttttttaattctaaattttacccactatatatatatcattcCATTTTCtccaattttttataaaatttctacTACTTTCTCACCCACTCTCTTCTATTACTTTATAAAAAAACCTCCACTTTCTCCTATTTTTTTACAAACATGCATCCATACCGACCCCCGTTTGGTGGCCCCGCAAGACCcacgaacccgaacacaacccaaccgcaaaccCCGTACAACCTacaagacatggacccgagctttttaagttacgcggcttacttgagtggcgccCCTCCTTTTGTTCCTCCCACCTACGGCTttggtcaagccggcgggtcgcaaccgtcacaacccgaacccgaatccgaaccCGATGTCGAGGTCGTGCCGGAGTcgcaacccgaaccggtgcaagaCAAATCGAAACGCGGCAGAAGGTCGCATAAAAAGAAGGAAAAGGATGAGCCTCGACGTGCAAAAACAACCATTAAATGGACGAAGGACGAGGAATACACGTTGAGTCGGGCGTGGCTCGATATTTCGGAGGACGAAGATACCGgtaagttattttttttatttttttttctgtttttttatatTCTGTTTTTatatttctgtttttttttctattttttatattctgtttttttttatgtttttttttctattttatatattctgttttttttttctgttttttatattttaaatttcaacttatatttttattttttgtttttaaatttgtagcaaactttcaaacgggcccCGTTTTTTGGGATAGGGTGCGTGCACTCTTTTATAGCTcgtggggtcaaggcgaacatcgggacaaggattcaatttctagcaaatggaccgacatcaacaacaaaTGTCACGCGTTTCAAGAAGTTTACCAACGAAACTACGATAATCGCCCGAGCGGTGAAAGTGACGTCGGGGTTTTAACAAAGACTTTGGAGGAGTTCGATAGGACGAAAAGCCCTTTCACGTACTATAAGTGTTGGGAGctactacgaaaaagtccaaagtgggcgcTTGTTAATCCAATGACGACAAGTAGTAGACGCCgggctaaaaggtcaaaaacatcatcctccgcCGACCCGTCAACTCCGACATCCGATGCCCGTAATGTTGATTTAAATGAAACGTTGGACGTTGACGAGCAATTTCAAGACGAGTTGGCCCGACCCACCGGTAGAAGAAAGGGAACCGGGAAAAAAAcggtcgagtcgtcttccgatctcggCCTAAAGGatgatttcgaggagatgaaccgtcgtctccaagatATTCACGACCTCGGCCACAAACGTTGGGAGATTATGAAAGACCGAGTAGTTGAAACCAAAAAGTTCAACGAGTTGCAAGAGGCGCgacaaatggaaaaggacattgagtttttgtccaaaccgatCGACCACCTCCAAGGCGACGCGTTGATCTTGGCTcaaatgcgtcgccaaaaaatacgagaaaaatatggactttagatcatctagttttttttttttttttctgttttttttttctgtttttttttcggtttttttaattttctgttttttttttgtattttttttcaagtattgtaatttatattttaaattaatgaagactttatcttttatattttaaaaaaaaataattgtcaAATGATTGAGTGGGCATTATTGggataatgccccactacaccttTTTTTCTATAATGCCCAAAGTATGACTAGGCGACACGTGGCGCATAATGCCCCATGTTGGGGGCATTATTCTTGTTTACCATTACGCATGGTCTAAGAATCATTTTTACAATattttttttgttgtgttcatgTAGGTGGTCTACATGGTTCATCCATGATGGGGTTGGGTAATGTGTAATAAAAGGCTTTGATCACAACAAACTAATATGAGATCCTACTTCATATAATATAGAATTTGAAAAATATATAATTTGCTGAAAATTATACCGGATTTTTCAAAACAGTGATCGCTTCGGGTTTTAACCAGCTCCTTTTGGTTTTATCATTTGATGTGTTACCATAATTGAATAAGGTACAACCCAAGTGGATAACACCAATGGGTTGCAGTTGTCACATCTACTTGGGAAAGGGTGGGAGGTTGAAGAATTTGTCGATAAcataaaatgatttttttaatcCTTTTTTCTTTTCAGGCTGAATTAAATTGCCATCTCTGTACTCATGTTCAGAACTCAGTTTGGTGGTGGTAATTCAACCGGATGGGATTGATCTATGATTCTATTGAAAATGTAAATAATCATAAACCAAAATACAGGCTTTGTCAGGTTAGGTATCTTACTCATATTTGTTTCACTAATGTTGCATTTTTTGGTTCATTCAGACTAAACTTCAAGTTGTGTTTATGtatgtgttatatattgttaCTTTTTCTTTGTTTTCCATATATCTTTTAGTTTTGTAGAATTGTTTGGACACCAAAGTTGAGAagtcaacaaaaaaaaaaaaaaacgattgaAGGAAAGAAAGAACATGACAAAGATGATTAGAGGTGTAAAGAAGGTAAATAGTCAAAAAATTTAACAATAATACCAGAGATAACAAAATGTTTGGGTCGGGTAACGAATAGAATTGGGTCAAACttcaaacacatttttttttataattgaccAGTTTGTTTTTTTTGATTACAAAGCATTGCTATTGCTATAGAAATCTAAACATTTGAGTAAAACTGTTAGGGTAATTGCATTTATTGAAGATACAGGTTGGAAAATTTTCATCTTATTTGCACCCAGTTGACCCGTTTGAGATGAATCACAATATAAATTAACAACAAAATCTAATTTTTGATAAGAAGAAGACAGGAACCATCTGTGTAACTATTTGGAGTTAGTAAAAAACTCATATGAGTATGCTAAATTTAATTTACAAATCATAATGTCATAAGtgaattatttgtttattttttgggTTCTAACATGTATGTTAAAATTTAATTATGTAGAAATATGGTGATCGAAAGAAGTTAACAGGGCTCTCACTTGATAGCCAATAGTGTATTTAAAATGGTGGGATTCACACTTTTCGACCCATAATGTAAGAAGAACCTAATCCTCAATCGGCAAGATCAAAGATGAAATGCAATTGTCAGAGTCAAGAAGGTTGGAACCATCAAAGAAGTCTAAGATCAGAAATGAAAAGATTTTTGGATTACATCGGAAGCTGGATCGTCTCAACCACCTTCAAGCGAGACCGAAGCACTTCAAAATCAGGTTGCTTCACTAGAAGAGGAATTGAAACAAAGCAATGGAAAATATGAAAAATTGACAATGTTCACACCCTCGAAGTTTTTGGAGTTTGAGAGCTTATTATCCAGACGTATTATCAGTAGTGGAGCAAATGATTTGGATGAGCAACTCAATGACCATAACAGTTTGATCTAGGAGGTGAGATAGTTCAGACTGATTTTGTTAGTGCTGTATTGATTAATGTTTTGAAGTTTAAAACAAATCTAccaagtattatttatttatatgttttattCTATACATTTTATAGTTTAGAAATAACATGCTATAATGTTATGgttatattatatttattgaGAATGAAATGATATTGTATTTAAGACTGTTATTAATTAATCCTATAAAGTAAACATACTACTGAATGTGCATAACATATTCAGGGTTGATCATCAGTCTCTAAAAACATATCGGAGACTAAATAATGATATCTGAGATTATTTTTTAGTTCCTAAATGTTAAATTAAAGATTCAAATAGTATGTTATCAAAGACTAATTCTCAATCTCTAAAAGAATATATTCGGGACTAAAAAGTTCTTAAAAGATACATATTTTCAGTCCTCAAAAAATATATTTGAGACTAAATCACATGACATCTAAGATTAGTTTTCAGTCCCTAAAAACTATATTCAAGACTGAAATGGTATGTTATTGGGGACTAACTCTTACTCTCTACAATGGCTTATTAGAGACTGAATTGTCATGGAACCCAAAGCTAATTAGATGCATTCGGGACAAAATATACAAGGTTTAAGTACTGATTTTCAGTCCTTGAAAGGCTTGGTATCGAGGACTGATTTTCAGTTAGCGATGAAATGTATTCGAGACTAAAATGATGTGGTATGATGGAACTGATTTTATGTGTATGGGAGACTAAATATTAGTCCTCGTTGATGTCATACAATCGGGACTGAAATTCAGTTACCGctgaaagtatctaggactaagTAATTAGGACTGACTCGGGACTGACAAAATCAGTCCCTCATAACCATTAAGGACTGATTTAGGAGTATCAGAGACTAAATTTTTAGTCCCAGATGGCGATCTTTTTTGTAGTGATGTCAAGAAtacgtaaaaaaattataaatttgttgtggaggggtgaattgtaactaattatctataattttgttaaaacctcaAGGATTTAACTGTAATAAGTTTAgtggctaaaaaataaatagtgtttacaagaccaaactaccctcattttatgggtctttctataaataaagggataaaaagttcttattttttgggtatcttaaaataccactcactcatgcattataatatagtatagatagtaTAGATATAGTTGGAAAACATTTACAAAGAAATCTCAATCTCATGTTTCGATGTAGGCCCAAAATATGTTGAGCTCTTCATGGAAAGAAATAACTCATGTGTAAGTGGGATAATAGGGGTGTGCATAGTTCGGTTCGTTTTTTGGGCAAAATCAAAATCGAAATGTcgtttttgagatttttaaaaccgttcggtttcaattttttcggtttcggtttttacGCCGACTCAGTTTTTCGGTTATTTTGCCATTTgaacaaaattatgtaagattcaaaaaataataagtataatttataatataataattttcTTATATGTTTACATCTAAATTAGTTAACCTCTTTAATTAATACTGTTTATATAAACCTAACATTCTAATCTATTTTTACGTTTCTCtaaagtttttattaagaaaaTTTCTTTTATAATAATTTGAAGATCGTTTAACTTTTATGTTAAgttttgttatttcttgtaggTAACAAATAAATCATTTTAATTATAAATAAGCAATTTAGTATTTTTATTATAAACCCTTAACAttaagaataaaattaataaattctactagcattgggttaaacacttaaacaatttaaacttaaatataaaaatatatagattgtaacttatcggttcagttcggttttttcggttat
The sequence above is drawn from the Helianthus annuus cultivar XRQ/B chromosome 12, HanXRQr2.0-SUNRISE, whole genome shotgun sequence genome and encodes:
- the LOC110894514 gene encoding glutathione S-transferase T3-like isoform X2, giving the protein MHPYRPPFGGPARPTNPNTTQPQTPYNLQDMDPSFLSYAAYLSGAPPFVPPTYGFGQAGGSQPSQPEPESEPDVEVVPESHKKKEKDEPRRAKTTIKWTKDEEYTLSRAWLDISEDEDTANFQTGPVFWDRVRALFYSSWGQGEHRDKDSISSKWTDINNKCHAFQEVYQRNYDNRPSGESDVGVLTKTLEEFDRTKSPFTYYKCWELLRKSPKWALVNPMTTSSRRRAKRSKTSSSADPSTPTSDARNVDLNETLDVDEQFQDELARPTGRRKGTGKKTVESSSDLGLKDDFEEMNRRLQDIHDLGHKRWEIMKDRVVETKKFNELQEARQMEKDIEFLSKPIDHLQGDALILAQMRRQKIREKYGL
- the LOC110894514 gene encoding glutathione S-transferase T3-like isoform X1; the encoded protein is MHPYRPPFGGPARPTNPNTTQPQTPYNLQDMDPSFLSYAAYLSGAPPFVPPTYGFGQAGGSQPSQPEPESEPDVEVVPESQPEPVQDKSKRGRRSHKKKEKDEPRRAKTTIKWTKDEEYTLSRAWLDISEDEDTANFQTGPVFWDRVRALFYSSWGQGEHRDKDSISSKWTDINNKCHAFQEVYQRNYDNRPSGESDVGVLTKTLEEFDRTKSPFTYYKCWELLRKSPKWALVNPMTTSSRRRAKRSKTSSSADPSTPTSDARNVDLNETLDVDEQFQDELARPTGRRKGTGKKTVESSSDLGLKDDFEEMNRRLQDIHDLGHKRWEIMKDRVVETKKFNELQEARQMEKDIEFLSKPIDHLQGDALILAQMRRQKIREKYGL